A segment of the Sulfitobacter sp. DSM 110093 genome:
AGCTTCAGTTCCTGAACGCCAAGCACATTGGCAGCGCGATGTGCCTGTGCATGGACTCCTTTTTTGCCGTCGCTGTCGTGCTTAAGTTTGCCTGAAGCGGCCACTACGCAGGTCACATGATCACCGGCGGCAGAATGAAGCGCGATCGTCCCGCCTACGCCGAGTAATTCATCGTCTGGGTGAGCCGCAATCACCAAAACATTTTTTTTTGTCATCAGTGACGATCCTGTGGGTTGAAAAAATTGGATATACCGCTGAGCGCAAGTTCTCGTCCCGACAAAATCTTGCCTTTGGCATCTTCGATTTCTAGCAGAACGACAGCACCCTCGGAGCAAGACACGACCAGACCACAGGCGCGCGCGCTGTCCGAAACTATTTGACCGAGAACCATGCCAGGCTCACTCAAGCGTCCGGCGACGGGTAGCAAGGCGCTTCTCCAGATCGTTGTACGCGTACCGTCTGCGCTGGAGAACGCGCCGGGATAGGGTCGGGTCAGTGCGCGAATGAAATCATACACCTTACGAGCGGGCTGCGCCCAATCGACCTGACCGTGTTCTGGATGTCGTCGTGGGAGCAATGGCGATCCGTCGTGCCGCTGGGGCTGCGCTTGGAGGGGCTTCCCTTCAGCTAGATCCTTCAGCAGCGTTAGAACCATCTCGCAGTTCGTCTCGGCCACACGATCATAAAGAGTCGCAACGTTGTCGAACGAAGAGATCTGAATCGGTTTTTGGGCCACGATGTCTCCAGCATCGACTCCTTCGGACAACCGCATAAGCGTGTTTCCCGTCTGTTTTTCACCTTTGATCAGGGCCCAGTTAATTGGAGCGCTGCCCCGGTTGGCGGGCAGCATCGAAGCATGGGCGCCGAAGCAGCCTAGTCTTGCGGACCGCAGCGCGGGAAGATGAAGGATCTGTGACCAGCCGATAACAAAAAGAACGTCCAGGTTCAGGCCGTTCAGCAACTCGACGGATGCGGGGTCGTTTGCGTTGCGAACGCGATGCAACGGAACATCGTGCTCTGCCGCGATGCTGGTAAAATCCGCGGCCCCCGATTTATTGGCCATCAAATCATCATGCAGGGTTATGATCGCATTGACTGGGAACGCAGCCGCCAGAACGGCCTTCAGTGGTTTGATCCCCTCGACATGGTGGCTCATCCAGCCGATCCGTAGGGCGCGCGGTTTTTGCGTCAATTTGTGACTCCTTTGAGGACACTGCGCACAGCTTCGATTACCCTATTCTGTTCAGCGTCGGTCATGGCCATGAACAAGGGCAGCGACACACAGCGGCTGAAAACTAAGTCTGCATGCTCGAAGCAGGCCCCTTCACAGAAGGGCTTCCAGACCGTCATCAGATGCAAGGGCCGGTAGTGCACTGAGGTGCTAATGCCCTCTTCTTTCAGGGCGAGAATAAAATCGTCGCGGTTGAGAGGGGCGTCCTCGGTCAGTTGAATAATGTAGAGGTGCCAGGAGTGGCCATCTCCATCGGCCGGGCCCGGAGGCAAAATTAAGGGCAAATCAGAGAAAGCTGCGTCGTACCGCGCAACGCGCTCAGCGCGAATCCGGCCGAAGTCGTTGGCGCGTTGCAGCTGCACCAGGCCAAGCGCGGAAGCGATATCGGTTAAGTTATATTTGAAGCCGGGTGCAACGACGTCGTAGACCCAGCTCGCGCGCGGATCGGTAAACCGGTTGAACACGTCGCGGTCAATCCCGTGCAGGCGCATGGTGCGAACCCTGGCGGCGGTGGATGGGTCAGCAGTGACCAACATGCCGCCTTCTCCCGTAGTTATGGTTTTATTTGCGTAGAAACTAAACGCGGTGACATCCGCACCGGCCTTGCCGACTGTGACCCCCTGGTGATGAGCAGGCAACGCGTGCGCCGCATCGTCGAGGATTTGCAACCCGTGCTTGTCGGCGATGGCCCGAAGCGTGGTCATGTCGCTCATCCGGCCCGCGAAATGCACCGGTATTAGGACTTTAGTTCTCGGCGTGATCGCGGCTTCGACGCGGTCGGGGTCGATGCACAGGGTCGCGGGGTCGATATCGACCAGAACGGGCTGTGCGCCAAGATAGCGTACAACTTCGGCTGTAGCGGTGAAGGTCAACGTCGGCACGATGACCTCATCTCCGGGACCGACCCCAAGCGCCTCGAGCCCAAGATGCAGCGCGGCCGTGGCCGAGTTGACCGCTACGGCTTCGACATCCCCACCTAGGAAGTCGGTGAATGCCTTTTCAAAGGCGGCGGTTTTCGGGCCCGTTGTCAACCAGCCGGAGCGCAAACACTCCGTCACAGCGGCGATCTCGTCCTCGCCAATCGACGGACGGAAGAACGGAACGGATTCAGTGCTCAAGTCGACACTCCTTTTTTGCCAGATCGGTGCTGCGCGATCCTTTTCGAAAACGATTGATCAATTCCACCGTGGAATCGATCCCCTTCGACCGGCGCAATGTTTCAATGTAGAACCGGTGCGCATTGCTCCCAATTTCATCTCGACGGGCCGGTCCGTCGGCTATGAGCTGGCGCACGTTTTCGGCCAGCGCCTCGGAATCTCCCGGTGCGAACACATAACCGGCATCCGCTTCGCGCACCAGATCAGCAGCGTCCCCGGCGACCCCCATCAGGATCGGCCGACCGGCGTATAGGTAGGCTTGGGTCTTGGAAGGAATTGTGATCCGGTAGAGCGGCTCATCTGTCAGATGCACCAATAGGGCATCTGCGGCAACAAGGAAGCGCTGCACTTCCTGCAACGGCACGCGCGGAAGAAAACGCACATTAGAGAGGCTTAGGTTCCGGGCGCGCTCGGCAAGGCGGTCTCTGTCGATGCCGCCACCCATGAAATAGAACACGCAGTCCGGATGTTCGCTCTGTAGGCGTGCGGCAGCGTCGATGACCGCGTCGAGCTGTTGAGCCGCGCCCATGTTGCCGGCAAACAGCACCCGAAACCCATCGTCCGGATCGAATCCTTCGGGCAGGCTGCGATCCTCGACCGCGGGTTGCTCGTCGGCCCAGTTGTAGACGATGGTGATCTTGTCGGCCGGAACACCGCGCTCGACAAGCAACGTCTTAAACCCGGGCGACAGGACTAGGATGTGATCGCAGCGCCGATACAGAAGGTTGCAGGCCGCGTTGGCGATGCCTAGGAAGAACCGGTTTCGCATCATGCCCGACGACCCAAGGGAATCCGGCCACATGTCTTGCACGTCAAGAAGCACCGGTGTCCTGCGGAAAAGCTGGACTGCGATGGCGGCGAGCCCGGCGGTCAGGGCTGGATAGTACACATAGATCAGGTCGGATCGCCGTGCTCTGAAGGTCAGGTATAGGAACGACGTGATCATGAAACTTGTGTAGGTCACGATCCGTTTCAAGGCCGATCTGTCGTGAGACGGAAATACAGCCAAGCGCGTGATCTCGGTTTCTCCCATCTTTTCACGTACTATAGGCCGGATTCTGTAGCCGTCATAGATCTTCCCACCAGGGTAGTTGGGAAACCCGGTGACCACCTCGACCTCGAAGCCACGGCACTCGAGTCCCTGGACGAAATCGTGTCCTTTGAAGGTGGGCTCTGGGTCGAACAACTGGCTGAGGTGGACGACCTTTGGCTTTTTCGTAGCAGCGTACGATGCGGTGGGCTTGGTCATGTCAGATCGTTTGTCCGGATGCCATCCCAAACATTCGAGAGCTTCGCCGTTCCCAGAACCAGGGAGACCACGCGTTCGGAAGTGTTCATAACGCAATACTCTGCAGGGATCGGATGCGAGGCACCAGTCTCTCGCCGTTCGGCAAACATCCGCGTCACTGCATCGACACTGTTCACGATGGTATTTTGATCTAGCCCCGTCGCAATGATGCAGCCAACGTCAAGGCTCTCCGGGCGTTCGATGGCGTCGCGCGGCGTGATCGCCGGAAACCCTAACATCGAACTTTCTTCGGCGATAGTGCCGCTATCCGAAATAGCACAGAACGCCTTCATCTGCAGATGGTTGTAATCGTGGAACCCGAACGGCTTCATCCACTGCACGCGGTCATCGAGCGTCTGGCCTTGTAGCGCATCGAGCCGCTTCCGGGTGCGCGGGTGGGTCGACACAATGACCGGCATGTCATGGCGCTCGGCTAGCAGATTGAGTGCGCCCACCAATTGCGCAAGTCGGGTCGAGCTGTCGACATTCTCTTCGCGGTGCAGAGAAGCGATGATGTATTCATGTTCCTTCAGCCTAAGGCGGTCCAGCACGTCCGAGGTTTTGATCCGGTTGCGATAGTGATCGAGAACCTCGCGCATCGGCGAGCCAGTCAGGTAAATACGACGGTGATGCACTCCTTCGGACAACAGGTGCCTGCGTGCGTGCTCAGTATAGACTAGGTTGAAATCCGAGATATGATCGACCAGTTTGCGATTAGTTTCCTCCGGCACGTTGCGGTCATAAGAGCGGTTACCAGCCTCCATGTGATAGACAGGAACCTTCATGCGACGCGCTATGATCGCCGAAATAGCCGAGTTGGTATCACCCAGAACGATGACCGCATCCGGTTTTTCCGAAGCCAACACCTTTTCACTTTCGGCCAGGATCTTGCCAAGTGTTTCGCCTAGCGTGCCCCCGCCGGTGCCAAGGAAATGGTCTGGTTTGCGCACCCCAAGATCTTCGAAAAACACCTCGTTTAACTCATAGTCCCAGTTCTGACCGGTGTGGACGATCACGTGTTCGGTGTAGTCGTCGAGGCGTGCCATAACGCGGGATAGGCGGATGATCTCGGGCCGGGTGCCGAGAATGGTCATGACTTTGAGGCGTTTCATTTCAAAACCTTGTCGGCAAAAGTATCAGGATTGGCGGCGTCGAAAAGATCGTGCGTCCAAAACAGTGTCAACAGTTCGGTGTCACCGACGTTCTCGATTGAATGGGTGTGCAATGTGGGCATGTCGACGGGCGCCGGGGCGGCGCCCGACACACGATACTCCCAGACCTCGTCACTTAGTACCTTGCGGATGCGGATCACCGCCTCGCCCTGAACGACCAGGAAACGTTCGACCTTGTTTAGGTGAAAATGGTCGCCGCGGGTTACTCCCGGCATTGTCGTCGAAAGGAAGGTCTGCCCGCCGCCGCCACCCTTCACGGCTTCGAATAAGGTGCCGCGCCCATCGGTGTTGAGCTTTATAGGTCGCGGGAACCCCTCCGGATACAGCTCCGCTCGATAGCTGTTGAACAGCGCGACGGTGAAAGGGTCCTGAAGATTGGGATAGATATCGGCCTGGTAGTCCGCGTGAAAATTCCGAAGAAGATCGAACAGATCCGCCACCGCGATGTCGCGCGAGGCAGGCCGGATCGTGCCCGTCTGGCCCTCGGAGATCGCATCCAGCGCCGCTTGCGCCGCGACGCCCGCGTGTAGGAGCGAGACCCGCCCCTCGGGGTTGATCTCGGGGGTTTCCCCCGCGATAACAGCCTCGCTGAAGGTCGCCGTCACGTTGTTGTAGCGCGGGCGGGCTCCTTCTCCGAAAATGTGTGGCAGCACCAAATCGGAATAGCGACCACCGATCCCCGACAGTATCTCGCCTGCGAGCCGCTTTGACCGCCCGTACGGCGAGTCACTGTATGCATGGGTTGAGTTGGCGTAGACAATGTGCGGACGGCTTTCGGTGACCCTGCAAGCCTCGGAAAGGCGGCGCGCGATGGCCGGGTTTGCGGCCTCGATCACGTCGTCGGGCGCTCGGTTCACGCCGGCGAAGTGCAGCACAGCGTCAGCCCCGGAGACCGCGGCGTGGAGTTGTGCTTCATCCTCGAACCCGGCGTGATCCAACATCACAAGGTCATATGGTAGCTCCGTACCTTTGAACCGGGCCGCACAGTTGGCAGCATGTGCCCTGACTGAAGCATGGCATCCGATTAGGCCCCCGGCACCCGTGATGACAATCTTCATGCTCTGGCCTTCCAGTCGACCAATTCGGCTTGTATTTCGGGTAACGATAGCAAGAGGGCTTTCACACCGTCTACATCGAGTCTTTCCGTGTTGTGCGAATGATAATCCTCTTGATGGATGGTTTCGTGTTCACCCTCGCTAAAATAGGCGTTGTAGTTGAGATCTCGGTCATCCATCCGGATCCGATAATAATCACCCATATCCTCGGATTGTGTAAGCTCTTGCGCAGTGGCCAGTGTCTCATAAAGCTTTTCAGCATGGCGCCAGCCGATTTCCTCAACAGGGTGGTCAGGAACGTCGAACAGCTCTAGGAGCGCAGTGACCAAGTCCGCGATGGTCGACGCCGCAGCCTTGCGGATAAATAGATCACCCTGGCGCGCGTGATCGAAGGCGTGATGCACTAGTGCGACCGAATCCCGTAACGGCATCAAGAAACGCGTCATTTGAGACTCGGTCACGGTGATCGGAGCACCCGTCTTGATCTGGCGGATGAAGAGCGGGATCACAGAGCCGCGCGAATACATTACGTTGCCGTAGCGAACCATCGACACCGTGGTCACAGAATTCGGCCCGAGCGAACGAGCCAGCGCCTGGGCGAGCTTTTCCATCATCGCCTTTGACATGCCCATGGCGTTCACCGGCAACACCGCCTTGTCGGTCGAAAGGCAGACGACCGACCGGACCTTCTGGTCCGCAGCCGACCGGATCACGTTCTCCGAGCCGAGGATGTTGGTGCGGACAGCTTCGATCGGGAAAAACTCACAAGATGGCACCTGCTTGAGCGCCGCGGCGTGAAACACGCAATCGACGCCAGCCATAGCCCGGTCGACACTATCGCGGTCACGAATGTCGCCGATGTAGTAACGGACATTAGCACTGCGCAGGGTCGTGCGCAGCATGTCCTGTTTTTCCTCGTCTCGGCTCAGAATCCTGATTTCCGAGCAACCGTTGTTGAGAAGATCCTGCAGCATGGTTTTCCCGAAAGAGCCGGTGCCTCCGGTGATCAGTACCGACTTAACATTCGTGGGTGTCATCTAACTTACCTTTCTAATTTCTTCGTTCCCGGGGGAAGACTTGGTCGATCGCCTCCTGGAACCGGGCGTCGAAGGCAGAAACGATTTCGGGCAAGGCACCGAAATTTCTGACTGCAGATTGAAGACGTTCAGGATTCTCATAAAGCTCGGTGAGCAGCGCAGCCAGAGCGTCCGGATCTCCGTAGGGCACGGCGAAAGCCACGCCAGCATCGATAAATTCACGTGCAGTCTCAACCTCAGAATTGACGATAAACGGGACACCGAAGCACATGGCGTCGCCCCATTTGTTAGGCTCAGCATAGCGATTGATCTCTACCGCCGGATCGTAAAACGTGAGCAATACGTCACTGGCTTTGTACAGCGCCAGAGCCTCAACCTGCGGCATTTCCCCTTTGTAGTTCACGTACTCCGCGTCAATCACGGTGTCGCGGATTTCGTCTGGCACAAAGCCGGCGATAAGCAACGCAACATCGGACTTGCCGTTTGCAAATCGTTTAAATGCTTCGGCGATCAACAGTGCTCCCCGTGTGTCTGGAAGCCATCCATTGGCATAGACAACGAAACCAGCAGGCTTTTCCGCCACTTTTGCGGCGGCTAGATCTAGATCCTTGGCCGTTGGCGTGTTCGGAAGCACAAAATCGGTGTTGAGCTGCTTCGTGTGACGCGAACGACTGGGGATGATATGCAGCGCCGAACGCGCCGCGGTCCAGTCTTCAAGCGCCATGACGACGGACCTCAGCGCGCCCGTCAGACCAAGGATCATCGAGAACCGGTCGGCGTCGTCAAATATGATGGGATGGCGGCGCAATAGAGCAGCAAGAGTAGCAGGGAAAGCCGTTTCCCAACCCAGACAGTGGAATGTCTGCCGTTCAGAGGCGAGAAGCACAAAGAAGAAGACCCTTAGCATCCAAATAGGATACATCGCACGCGCCAAGCGATTGCTGTGCCCGCCACCGCTAAGGATGATGGCCTCGTCGATCGGCGCGCCGGTCCACTTCCATTGCACCGCCTCGCCGCGCACGCGGTCCCAGCCACGAAACCGCACAGATATGCCTACGCTAAGGTATTGCGGGATCATTTTTGCCAATCGCTGCCGTCGGCCCGGCGCGGGGAGCGGGGCAAGGATGGTAATCTGTTTCATGGCTTGTGACCTTTGGAAGCTTCCTGCTGCGAAAACTTGGGGCGGGAGTACATCGTGCAAGTTATCATGTCCATGAGGTCTTCCTCACGAAGGGCTGATCGATCCTTTTCACCAAGATAGCGGCGAAGAAGATTAGACCGACAGTGAACAACTGAAGCGAAAAAAACGAGAGCAGCAACGGTGTCGCGTTGAACGGGAACAACGACATCCGGGCAAAGAGATAAATGAAGAGGAATCTAACCTCTAGTCCGCGCGCGCGGCGGAATACGCTTTCGCTCATCATCGCGAGTGAGATGTTCAAGATAAGGAAGAGGGGCATGAACACGGGGCCCAGCGAGATGGCGCCATAGCTAGTCGTAAACACGAGCCAGCCGGTCAGGAAGTTCCCGTCGTAGATGTTAGCGTTCATGATTTGGGAGGTCAGCATTCTGCTATCGTTGACGAAGAAGTTGACTACGAAGGTGGATCGCAAGAAGTCGAAGACTACGTTTCCAAGTCCGACGTCTTCGCTGAGCAGGATGCCATTTGCAGCGGCAACCTGATAAGGTCCACCAGAATAGGACTGTAGGGTGGTCGCAATTGTCGCCATAAGAGACTGGCCCAGCAGAGTGGCGGAGGTGAGTTCGATGTCGTGGCGTGTGAACATGCGCCAGAACGAAACGATTGCAATGACGGCCACGGTGGTGATCACGGTCGAGGAGACGATCACTCGCTTGCGGTCAGGGAAGCAGGCGAAGAGCGTCGTGGTAACGGCGATCCCGGTATAAAGTTGGATGCTGCGCCGGTCACCGAAGATCAACATCAGGAGCAGTACGCCAGCTGCGATTCCGACGAGGGGGGGCATCCGGGTCGGATTGCGGCGATAGCGTAGGGCCTGACGATGGATGGTCAGAAGATACATAAGCCAGGCCCCGGTGATCATGATCTGTATCAGCAGCATGTCGATCGAGGAGCGCTCGGCTTCGACAGTGCCCATCGTAATGCTGCCGAAGTTAAGCAGTCCGCGGGGAAGACCAAAGGTGACGATCAGGACCAAGCCAATCATTGCGACTGCACCGTAGACGATTTGGGAGCCTTGTAGTGAAACTGGTGGCACTGCGGGCTCCGCCACTGGCCTCATTCGGGCGATGGCACCCGCTGCCACGACGAAAAACAAGGTTGCAGCGATGGATTCCCATGAGATCAGGAGAATCGCATTGAAGACCTCGTCCGTTGTGACGCTGAGGTAGGAGAGTGCCGTATAGTCTGGCCCTGCAAAGTGGATGGCGAGAGGCGTGAGCACCAACCGAACGAAAAAGAGCGTGGTCAGAAATGCGAAAGTGAAGCCGAACTTTCTCACGCCCGACATTCCAAGCACGACCATCACGAATGTGAGAGGCAGGATCCAGATCCCTCGGTAGGTGGCGTTTGTGCTTTGGTGGTCGATGAGCAAGTAAAGGCCTGCCAGTGCAGCGAAACCTCCTGCGAAGGTCGCGAAGGATTTCACTTTCATCCTTTTACCCTCTGTTGCGCCTGGGCTTGACGGCGTTTCATGATAAGTTTCATGATCCGATCGGAGATGAGGGTCCGAGCCATCCAGTTGACGACGCCTGCGATCGAGACAACGGCAACAATGTTAAGTGTAAGAAAGGCAGTATAAATTCCTGCCGCTAGCACCAGCAGCAGGAGCAGCTGTGAGATAATCAGGAGGTCGTGCTCTTTCGGGGCTCCGAAGATTCCGTTGTAGGCGCTCGGGATGACATAGTATGTACGCAGTGTTGCCGAGATGAAGAAGGCGATCTGTAAAAAAGCGTTCGGCTCGCCAACAGAAGGATCGATAATCCTCCATCCGATCCAGCCAATTGCCTGCGCCAGCGCGACCGTCAAAAGGATGACCGCGTGGATCGGTAGCCGGCGGCGCACGAACTTCGCTTCGAAAATGGCGGGATTGTCTCGTACCCATGGCCCAATACGAAAGCCGACAAAAGTCGTCACTATTGAGACCGGTAGTAAGAAATAGGTCATGTGGGTGAAGTAGATCGCGGCCTGCGCGTTCGTGCCGAGGCCGTTGACAAGCATCTGCTCGCCAAAGAGTGCCACGTTCAAGACGATGTTAGTGACGAAGAACCTAAAGGATATTGCGTAGTGTTTACGAAAGCCGTGCTCTTCGTCGTCGCGCTCGGTCTGGCTGGAAAGAACGAGGCCCCACCCGAGAAACGAGACCACGAAGACGGCGGCCCCTGCAAGCAGGTCGATGGGCAAGGCCGTTAGGTGATGGAAAAAGACGAAGTCCGCTAGAAGGATGAGCGCTATGACCTTCCATGCCTGCTGGGCAAGTTGGGAAGCCAGAAAGGCGCCATGGCTGCGGAAATACTGCCCCTGGGCTACTGAAAAAGCGGCACCCGAAGCGAGCAGGATACCGCTCCAAGGGCTACTTAGGTAGCCGAGCTGGTGCACAAAAAAACCCAGCGGGAGACTGAGGAACATGGCCTGCATGAGCACCAGCCGCAGGAGTAGGCGCGAGGCCCCCGGCGCGCGGATGATGACCATCTCAAGACCCAGCGTTACGAAGGCAGCAAGGACGCCGAAGAGCGCGCGCACATCCGCCCAAAGCGCAATGTCAGCGTCCCCCAGAAATTTCGACACCAAGATGTCGCATACAAGCATGGATGCCATGCCGAACAGATAGGTCAGCAGCGCGAACATCAATTAGACTTAAAGTGTGCGCGCATGCGCATAACCCGCGCAGGGTTACCCACCACAATCGCGCCAGCTGGAACGTCCTTTGTAACGACGCTACCGGCGGCCACAACCGCACCTTCCCCAATTTTCTGAACGGATTCAAGGATGATTGCATCTGCCGCGATCCACACATCGTCACCAATCATCAACTTCGAGTAGTGTACCGGCTCCGGCCGCCAGTCTTGCACGCCCTTATCGAGGGGGTGGCTATGGGTGAAGATCGAGGCCCCGTCTGAAATCGTCAGCCGGTCTCCAGATACGATTGTACCGGTATAGTCGACCAATGTATTACAACCGATGTGGGGGTTCTGACCAAACCGAATAAATTGACCAACCACATGGTGCGAGGCCTGGATACGGCACCGGTAGTCAACGTTTATGCCTTTAGCGGAGAACATCCTAGCATACACGCGGTTGCGGAGCTTACGCAGCACAGGAAAATTGAAGATCGGGAAATCTCTGACTGTGAGATAGAGAGCACGTTTTATCAAATGAAGCATTTCTAATCCTTTATCCGAGCCAAACGTTGCATTCGTCCCGTCGACAATGGCAGGGCCGGGCGCATTAAATGAGGACCGTGTGCCAACACCCGATCCCGCCCCGCCGCGGTTGCAAACCTACCAGACGCCTCGTGTATCGACGACCGTTCCGGATGGTTGCAGCCGTGTCTTGAAGTCGGTGTGGTCGACCAGCAAGACATGAATGTCGGCCGCGGCCGCATCGTCGAACCCGGTCAGGCTAGCCTCACCGAGACCCTTTGGCAGTGTGTCGATATTTGGTTCTACAATTTGGATATTTCCTCTGACATGTCCCGCAAGCTCGCGCGCTATATTCAAAGCCGGGCTTTCGCGCAGGTCGTCGATATCGGGCTTGAAGGCGAGGCCGTAGATCGCAAGAGAGACGTCTGCTGCAGTTTTATCCGGGTTTGCTGCCAGGTGGGCACCGATCGCTGCGTAAACCTTTTCGATCACCCACTTGGGCTTGCTATCGTTGACCTTACGTGCGGTTTTTATGAGCCGCGCCTGCTCCGGAGCCGATGAAACAATGAACCATGGATCGACCGCGATACAATGGCCGCCCACGCCTGGGCCGGGCTGGAGAATGCTCACGCGCGGGTGACGATTGGCGAGTTTAATCAGATCCCAGACGTCCATGTCCAGTTCGTCGCAGATAATTGACAGTTCATTGGCAAAGGCGATGTTGACGTCTCGAAAGCTGTTTTCCGTCAGCTTTGCCATTTCGGCAATCCGCGGCCCAGAGGCGACCACGCAGTCGCCGGTGACGAAGGTCTGGTAGAGGCGCGCGGCTTGAGTGGAGCATTTTGAGGACATCCCACCGATCACTCGGTCGTTGGTGATCAACTCCTGCATTACCTTGCCTGGCAGAACCCGTTCGGGGCAATGCGCCACGCGTATGTCGGAGGCATCGCCGTGGGTGTGGGGGAAGGTCAAGTCGGGCCGGGCTTCTGCAAGCCAGCCGACCATGGCCTCAGTCGCCCCGACAGGGGATGTGCTTTCCAGGATCACTAGGTTGCCGACTTCCAGCACCGGAGCAATGGCGCGGGCTGCGGCTTTAATATAGCCAAGGTCGGGTTCGTAGTTGTCGCCTCTGAAGGGAGTTGGCACCGCGACCAGGAAAGCCTCCGCCGGCTCAGGCGTCGTCGTGGCGCGCAAGAAGCCTTCATGTACCACAGCGCGCACAACTAAATCGAGATCCGGCTCGACGATATGGACCTCACCGCGATTGATCGTGTCGACGGTCATTTGGTTCACGTCGACCCCGACGACCTCGATCTTTCGTGAGGCGAACATGGCCGCTGTCGGAAGGCCGATATAGCCTAGCCCAATGACAGAGATCCGGTTGAAAGGTTGTTCCGACATTAATAGTTAGTCCCATCGATTTTAAAGAAGCGCAGAATGGCGTCCCGAATGCGTTGCGATGCGAGCCCGTCACCATAGGGATTGTGTGCGCGCGCCATGGCTTCGTAGGCAGCGGTATCGTCAAGCAGGATGCCGGCCTCGCGGACAATCAGATCG
Coding sequences within it:
- a CDS encoding methionyl-tRNA formyltransferase, with translation MTQKPRALRIGWMSHHVEGIKPLKAVLAAAFPVNAIITLHDDLMANKSGAADFTSIAAEHDVPLHRVRNANDPASVELLNGLNLDVLFVIGWSQILHLPALRSARLGCFGAHASMLPANRGSAPINWALIKGEKQTGNTLMRLSEGVDAGDIVAQKPIQISSFDNVATLYDRVAETNCEMVLTLLKDLAEGKPLQAQPQRHDGSPLLPRRHPEHGQVDWAQPARKVYDFIRALTRPYPGAFSSADGTRTTIWRSALLPVAGRLSEPGMVLGQIVSDSARACGLVVSCSEGAVVLLEIEDAKGKILSGRELALSGISNFFNPQDRH
- a CDS encoding DegT/DnrJ/EryC1/StrS family aminotransferase codes for the protein MSTESVPFFRPSIGEDEIAAVTECLRSGWLTTGPKTAAFEKAFTDFLGGDVEAVAVNSATAALHLGLEALGVGPGDEVIVPTLTFTATAEVVRYLGAQPVLVDIDPATLCIDPDRVEAAITPRTKVLIPVHFAGRMSDMTTLRAIADKHGLQILDDAAHALPAHHQGVTVGKAGADVTAFSFYANKTITTGEGGMLVTADPSTAARVRTMRLHGIDRDVFNRFTDPRASWVYDVVAPGFKYNLTDIASALGLVQLQRANDFGRIRAERVARYDAAFSDLPLILPPGPADGDGHSWHLYIIQLTEDAPLNRDDFILALKEEGISTSVHYRPLHLMTVWKPFCEGACFEHADLVFSRCVSLPLFMAMTDAEQNRVIEAVRSVLKGVTN
- a CDS encoding glycosyltransferase family 4 protein, which translates into the protein MTKPTASYAATKKPKVVHLSQLFDPEPTFKGHDFVQGLECRGFEVEVVTGFPNYPGGKIYDGYRIRPIVREKMGETEITRLAVFPSHDRSALKRIVTYTSFMITSFLYLTFRARRSDLIYVYYPALTAGLAAIAVQLFRRTPVLLDVQDMWPDSLGSSGMMRNRFFLGIANAACNLLYRRCDHILVLSPGFKTLLVERGVPADKITIVYNWADEQPAVEDRSLPEGFDPDDGFRVLFAGNMGAAQQLDAVIDAAARLQSEHPDCVFYFMGGGIDRDRLAERARNLSLSNVRFLPRVPLQEVQRFLVAADALLVHLTDEPLYRITIPSKTQAYLYAGRPILMGVAGDAADLVREADAGYVFAPGDSEALAENVRQLIADGPARRDEIGSNAHRFYIETLRRSKGIDSTVELINRFRKGSRSTDLAKKECRLEH
- the wecB gene encoding UDP-N-acetylglucosamine 2-epimerase (non-hydrolyzing); protein product: MKRLKVMTILGTRPEIIRLSRVMARLDDYTEHVIVHTGQNWDYELNEVFFEDLGVRKPDHFLGTGGGTLGETLGKILAESEKVLASEKPDAVIVLGDTNSAISAIIARRMKVPVYHMEAGNRSYDRNVPEETNRKLVDHISDFNLVYTEHARRHLLSEGVHHRRIYLTGSPMREVLDHYRNRIKTSDVLDRLRLKEHEYIIASLHREENVDSSTRLAQLVGALNLLAERHDMPVIVSTHPRTRKRLDALQGQTLDDRVQWMKPFGFHDYNHLQMKAFCAISDSGTIAEESSMLGFPAITPRDAIERPESLDVGCIIATGLDQNTIVNSVDAVTRMFAERRETGASHPIPAEYCVMNTSERVVSLVLGTAKLSNVWDGIRTNDLT
- a CDS encoding NAD-dependent epimerase/dehydratase family protein — its product is MKIVITGAGGLIGCHASVRAHAANCAARFKGTELPYDLVMLDHAGFEDEAQLHAAVSGADAVLHFAGVNRAPDDVIEAANPAIARRLSEACRVTESRPHIVYANSTHAYSDSPYGRSKRLAGEILSGIGGRYSDLVLPHIFGEGARPRYNNVTATFSEAVIAGETPEINPEGRVSLLHAGVAAQAALDAISEGQTGTIRPASRDIAVADLFDLLRNFHADYQADIYPNLQDPFTVALFNSYRAELYPEGFPRPIKLNTDGRGTLFEAVKGGGGGQTFLSTTMPGVTRGDHFHLNKVERFLVVQGEAVIRIRKVLSDEVWEYRVSGAAPAPVDMPTLHTHSIENVGDTELLTLFWTHDLFDAANPDTFADKVLK
- a CDS encoding SDR family NAD(P)-dependent oxidoreductase, which produces MTPTNVKSVLITGGTGSFGKTMLQDLLNNGCSEIRILSRDEEKQDMLRTTLRSANVRYYIGDIRDRDSVDRAMAGVDCVFHAAALKQVPSCEFFPIEAVRTNILGSENVIRSAADQKVRSVVCLSTDKAVLPVNAMGMSKAMMEKLAQALARSLGPNSVTTVSMVRYGNVMYSRGSVIPLFIRQIKTGAPITVTESQMTRFLMPLRDSVALVHHAFDHARQGDLFIRKAAASTIADLVTALLELFDVPDHPVEEIGWRHAEKLYETLATAQELTQSEDMGDYYRIRMDDRDLNYNAYFSEGEHETIHQEDYHSHNTERLDVDGVKALLLSLPEIQAELVDWKARA
- a CDS encoding glycosyltransferase; this translates as MIPQYLSVGISVRFRGWDRVRGEAVQWKWTGAPIDEAIILSGGGHSNRLARAMYPIWMLRVFFFVLLASERQTFHCLGWETAFPATLAALLRRHPIIFDDADRFSMILGLTGALRSVVMALEDWTAARSALHIIPSRSRHTKQLNTDFVLPNTPTAKDLDLAAAKVAEKPAGFVVYANGWLPDTRGALLIAEAFKRFANGKSDVALLIAGFVPDEIRDTVIDAEYVNYKGEMPQVEALALYKASDVLLTFYDPAVEINRYAEPNKWGDAMCFGVPFIVNSEVETAREFIDAGVAFAVPYGDPDALAALLTELYENPERLQSAVRNFGALPEIVSAFDARFQEAIDQVFPRERRN